A single region of the Raphanus sativus cultivar WK10039 chromosome 1, ASM80110v3, whole genome shotgun sequence genome encodes:
- the LOC108813240 gene encoding polyadenylate-binding protein-interacting protein 11: MAVVESAGVAAADSGAVVVQPPPTSQDSGDQSHQSPRIELGDQEGLYSSKIGSHEARSEGSDGGESYKREMRELQELFSKLNPMAAEFVPPSLTKQQAGGGFFPSSPASFFPNNGFPPPGNVPLEVNGGFRRKKSFGQGKRRMNARTSMAQREDVIRRTVYVSDLDQQVTEEQLAGLFVSCGQVVDCRICGDPNSVLRFAFIEFTDEEGAMTALNLSGTMLGFYPVKVLPSKTAIAPVNPTFLPRTEDEREMCARTIYCTNIDKKVTQSDVKIFFESFCGEVFRLRLLGDYQHSTRIAFVEFVMAESAIAALNCSGVVLGSLPIRVSPSKTPVRPRSPRHPMH, from the exons ATGGCGGTTGTTGAGAGTGCTGGAGTTGCTGCTGCAGATTCAGGAGCCGTCGTGGTCCAGCCGCCGCCCACAAGTCAAGATTCCGGCGATCAGAGCCATCAGTCACCAAGGATCGAGCTTGGCGATCAGGAAGGTCTGTACAGTAGCAAGATCGGATCCCACGAGGCGAGATCGGAGGGATCAGACGGTGGGGAGAGCTACAAACGTGAGATGAGGGAGCTCCAGGAGCTTTTCTCTAAGCTCAATCCCATGGCTGCTGAGTTCGTCCCTCCCTCCCTCACTAAACAACAAGCCGGTGGTGGTTTCTTCCCCTCCTCTCCTGCCTCCTTTTTCCCTAACAATGGCTTTCCTCCTCCCGGAAATGTCCCCCTCGAAGTCAACGGCGGGTTCCGACGG AAGAAGAGCTTTGGTCAAGGGAAACGGAGGATGAATGCTCGAACAAGCATGGCTCAGCGAGAAGATGTCATCCGAAGAACCGTCTATGTCTCTGATCTCGATCAACAg GTCACTGAAGAGCAGCTTGCTGGTTTGTTTGTTAGCTGTGGACAG GTTGTTGATTGCCGCATATGTGGTGACCCAAACTCTGTACTTCGCTTTGCTTTCATTGAATTCACTGATGAAg AGGGTGCGATGACTGCTCTGAATCTATCGGGGACTATGTTGGGATTCTATCCTGTGAAAGTCCTGCCATCTAAAACAGCTATTGCACCTGTTAACCCTACTTTCTTGCCCAGG acTGAAGATGAACGAGAGATGTGTGCAAGAACTATCTATTGCACTAACATTGACAAGAAG gTGACTCAATCAGACGTGAAGATCTTTTTTGAATCATTCTGTGGAGAG GTTTTCCGTCTGAGGCTACTTGGAGATTATCAACACTCAACTCGTATTGCTTTTGTAGAGTTCGTGATG GCAGAAAGCGCGATAGCAGCTCTCAACTGCAGTGGAGTTGTTCTAGGTTCTTTACCGATAAG GGTCAGTCCTTCGAAGACACCTGTTCGTCCCAGATCACCGAGGCATCCAATGCATTGA
- the LOC108852334 gene encoding alkane hydroxylase MAH1 encodes MAVNVGLFEICITFIFFLFFLGLLFHKNLFNKKFLKHSLTNWPVIGMLPGLLLHFNRFYDAVTELLEASNMTFAYKGPRLSGINILLTVDPANIRHILSSNFDNYPKGLEFKKIFDVLGDSIFNVDTELWEDMRNSSHAILGHQDFQRFWVSTSVNKVNQGLVPILENAVEKNILVDFQDLFHRFLFDTSSILMTGYDPRCLSIEMPKVEFSDAVDGVADGIFYRHFKPVFLWKLQYWLGFGVEKSMRRGLAVFDQLLAKVISAKREEIKVHGIRDSEGEAIDVLTYYMTIDTTKYKHLKPSNDKFIRDTILGILIAAKDTTSSALTCFFWLLSKNPEAITKIRQEINKEMPKFDPADLNKLVYLDAAVCETLRLYPSVPFNHKSPAKPDVLPTGHRVDKNWKIVIPIYALGRMKSVWGDDAKDFRPERWISDSGMLRHEPSHKFLAFNAGPRSCLGKKLTFLQMKTVAVEIIRNYDIKVVEGHKTEPVPSVLLRMQHGLKASVTKI; translated from the coding sequence atgGCGGTGAACGTAGGCCTTTTTGAAATTTGCATAACATtcattttcttccttttctttctaGGCTTATTGTTCCACAAGAACTTGTTCAACAAGAAATTTCTGAAGCACTCGCTCACGAACTGGCCGGTCATTGGGATGCTTCCGGGTCTACTCCTCCATTTCAATCGTTTCTATGATGCAGTCACCGAGCTTCTCGAGGCCTCCAATATGACGTTTGCTTACAAAGGGCCAAGGCTTAGTGGAATTAATATATTGCTCACTGTTGATCCAGCCAATATCCGCCATATTCTAAGTTCAAATTTCGACAATTATCCCAAAGGGTTGGAGTTTAAGAAGATATTCGATGTCTTGGGAGATTCAATTTTCAACGTTGACACGGAGTTGTGGGAGGATATGAGAAACTCGTCTCATGCCATTTTAGGCCATCAAGATTTCCAAAGGTTTTGGGTGAGCACAAGTGTAAACAAAGTGAATCAAGGGCTTGTTCCTATTCTTGAAAACGCTGTTGAGAAAAACATCCTCGTAGACTTTCAAGATCTGTTCCACAGATTCTTGTTCGACACATCTTCGATTTTGATGACCGGGTATGATCCAAGATGTCTCTCCATCGAAATGCCTAAGGTTGAGTTCAGTGACGCGGTGGATGGTGTTGCGGATGGGATTTTCTATAGACATTTCAAGCCGGTTTTTCTTTGGAAGCTCCAATATTGGCTTGGATTTGGAGTAGAGAAGAGCATGAGAAGAGGTCTCGCGGTTTTCGACCAATTACTAGCGAAGGTCATATCAGCTAAACGAGAGGAGATCAAAGTTCATGGCATTCGTGACTCAGAAGGAGAGGCCATAGACGTTTTGACGTATTACATGACTATCGACACGACCAAGTACAAACACTTGAAGCCAAGTAACGATAAATTCATCAGAGACACTATTTTGGGGATTTTGATAGCGGCAAAAGACACAACAAGCTCTGCTCTCACTTGTTTTTTTTGGCTTCTCTCCAAGAACcctgaagcaatcaccaagataCGACAAGAGATTAACAAGGAGATGCCAAAGTTTGATCCCGCAGATTTAAACAAGCTCGTGTATCTAGACGCTGCCGTGTGTGAGACGCTAAGGCTATACCCATCAGTCCCATTTAACCACAAATCACCGGCAAAGCCGGACGTGCTTCCAACAGGGCATAGAGTCGACAAGAACTGGAAGATAGTTATCCCTATTTATGCATTGGGAAGAATGAAATCCGTTTGGGGAGATGATGCAAAAGATTTCAGACCAGAGAGATGGATTTCGGACAGTGGAATGTTGAGACACGAACCTTCGCATAAATTCTTGGCATTTAACGCTGGTCCAAGAAGTTGCTTGGGGAAAAAGTTAACGTTCTTGCAGATGAAGACAGTGGCTGTGGAAATCATACGAAACTATGACATTAAAGTCGTCGAAGGGCACAAAACCGAACCAGTTCCTTCTGTTCTTCTTCGCATGCAACATGGTCTGAAAGCTAGTGTTACTAAGATCTAg
- the LOC108806523 gene encoding putative ubiquitin carboxyl-terminal hydrolase 11 has translation MALGIGRCLLEKRKGHNNNKRDRESDHKSSSSPSLYLCRFLSNARKKCFSGFAISRIFSSSYSSSDSTCDSIKMTISDSESMDFPCTLEEERRIVTELMSEAEDQLKEGNLYFVISNRWYASWKRCVNQITEEISSGKASEVTRPGPIDNHDIIDSESDASDPQLLKNLEEAVDYVLVPEQVWNKLVEWYKGGPPIQRKLISQGFYSKSYSVEVYPLCLKLTDSKDGSSYIIRLSKQASVGQLYETVCAARGVSKEKARIWDYFQKKKSVLLDPSSEKTLEESCLQIDQDILLEVDGSASSQEDMSSAGNELALVLVEPATNTMLSEGTVSNGHSNGSMFSLFKNPFNNDACGSSSGFGRREKRGLVGLQNLGNTCFMNSTLQCLAHTPPIVDYFLKDYSADINEDNPLGMRGELAIEFGELLRKLWSSGQYTVAPRSFKTKLGRFAPQFSGYNQHDSQEMLSFLLDGLHEDLNKVKQKPYIESKDSDGRPDDEVAEEMWKYHKARNDSVIVDVCQGQYKSTLVCPECGKISITFDPFMYLTLPLPTSRTRSMTVSVFNGDSNPLLTPYTVTVPKDGSLRDLDSAVGAACGLKDDESLLFADVFSHKVFKYLDNPLETLSEIKDNDRIVAYRFNQMHRGPGKAKLEILHWEPKKVDIGREAKYFGIPLVTYVDTEPLSRSDIDAIISGVMSPLHRTTVHAGEENGHVPDVADGSLSPKDTELEDGNGESSFNVFLTETYSSSLKPLEPGFVANTRSATKVVFEWNEKEHERYDSSSLDVDLPEVYKSSLFVNKAKKEVSLFSCLEAFIAEEPLGPEDMWYCPACKEHRQAKKKLDLWKLPEILVVHLKRFTYSRFLKNKIDKLVNFPIHDLDLSKYVMNKDGQSCLYELYAVSNHYGGLGGGHYTACAKLMDENKWYDFDDSRVSPIDESEIKTSAAYVLFYRRVKSESTSSYMDID, from the exons ATGGCGCTAGGGATTGGGCGTTGTTTACTGGAGAAGAGGAAAGggcataataataataaaagggATCGTGAATCTGACCACAAgtcgtcttcttctccttctctctatCTTTGCCGGTTCCTCTCCAACGCG AGGAAAAAGTGTTTCTCTGGATTTGCAATTTCTCgaatcttctcctcttcttattcttcttccgATTCCACC TGTGATTCGATTAAGATGACAATCTCTGATTCCGAATCAATGGACTTTCCGTGCACTCTCGAGGAAGAGAGACGTATTGTGACGGAGCTGATGAGCGAAGCGGAGGATCAATTGAAAGAAGGCAACTTGTACTTCGTCATCTCAAACAG GTGGTATGCAAGCTGGAAGAGATGTGTTAATCAAATAACAGAAGAGATATCTAGTGGGAAGGCTTCAGAAGTTACTAGGCCTGGACCGATTGACAATCATGATATTATCGATAGCGAGAGTGACGCTAGTGATCCGCAGCTTCTTAAGAATCTGGAGGAAGCTGTTGACTACGTTCTAGTTCCTGAGCAAGTTTGGAATAAACTCGTGGAATG GTACAAAGGAGGTCCTCCGATACAGAGGAAGTTGATCTCTCAGGGGTTTTATAGTAAGAGCTACAGTGTTGAGGTTTACCCACTCTGCCTTAAGTTGACAGACAGTAAAGACGGAAGCAGTTACATCATAAGGTTGAGCAAACAG GCTTCCGTAGGTCAACTCTATGAGACGGTTTGTGCTGCAAGAGGGGTCTCAAAAGAAAAG GCTCGCATCTGGGATTACTTCCAGAAGAAGAAAAGCGTACTCTTGGATCCTTCATCTGAAAAAACCTTGGAGGAATCTTGCCTTCAAATAGACCAGGAT ATCCTTCTTGAAGTTGATGGGTCTGCGTCATCTCAAGAGGACATGAGCTCGGCGGGAAATGAGTTAGCTCTTGTACTCGTAGAGCCTGCGACGAATACTATGCTTAGCGAGGGGACCGTATCGAATGGTCACTCCAACGGTTCCATGTTTAGCCTCTTTAAAAACCCTTTCAATAATGATGCTTGTGGTTCCTCTAGTGGTTTtgggagaagagagaagagaggctTAGTAGGATTGCAGAATTTGGGAAACACGTGTTTCATGAACAGCACTCTTCAGTGTTTGGCCCATACTCCTCCTATTGTTGATTATTTCTTGAAAGATTACAGCGCTGACATAAATGAAGATAATCCTTTGGGAATGCGA GGTGAGCTTGCGATTGAGTTTGGTGAACTTTTGAGGAAACTGTGGTCATCCGGACAATATACAGTTGCGCCACGCTCTTTTAAGACAAAACTGGGTAGATTTGCACCGCAATTCAGTGGTTATAATCAGCATGATTCTCAA GAAATGCTTTCTTTCCTGTTGGATGGGCTTCACGAAGATTTGAACAAGGTTAAACAAAAGCCTTACATTGAATCTAAAGATTCAGATGGTCGTCCAGATGATGAAGTAGCCGAAGAAATGTGGAAATATCACAAGGCTCGTAATGATTCCGTCATTGTTGATGTCTGCCAA GGACAATACAAGTCAACATTGGTCTGTCCAGAGTGTGGAAAAATCTCAATCACTTTTGATCCCTTCATGTACTTAACTTTGCCTCTGCCAACAAGTCGCACTCGATCAATGACAGTTTCAGTGTTTAATGGCGACAGTAACCCTCTTTTGACGCCATACACAGTAACAGTTCCCAAAGATGGTTCATTGAGAGATCTAGATAGTGCAGTAGGCGCTGCTTGCGGCTTGAAAGATGATGAAAGCCTTTTATTCGCTGAT GTGTTTTCTCACAAGGTCTTTAAATATCTTGACAATCCCTTGGAGACACTGAGTGAGATAAAAGACAACGACCGTATTGTGGCGTATCGGTTCAACCAGATGCACAGAGGACCAGGCAAGGCCAAACTTGAAATTCTTCATTGGGAGCCGAAAAA GGTTGATATTGGCAGAGAGGCAAAGTATTTTGGAATCCCCCTTGTTACTTACGTCGACACAGAACCACTTAGTAGAAGTGATATTGATGCAATTATATCTGGTGTGATGTCACCTCTACACCGGACTACTGTTCATGCTGGAGAGGAAAACGGTCACGTTCCAGATGTTGCAGATGGAAGCTTATCACCTAAGGACACTGAATTAGAGGATGGTAATGGAGAGTCATCTTTCAACGTCTTCTTGACAGAAACCTATTCAAGCAGTCTGAAGCCGCTTGAGCCCGGTTTTGTTGCGAATACTCGCAGTGCCACAAAGGTTGTTTTCGAGTGGAACGAGAAAGAGCATGAGAGATACGACTCGAGCTCCTTGGATGTTGATCTACCTGAGGTTTATAAATCTAGCCTCTTTGTGAACAAGGCAAAGAAAGaggtttctttgttttcatgCTTGGAAGCGTTTATAGCAGAAGAGCCTCTCGGACCAGAGGATATGTGGTACTGTCCCGCTTGCAAAGAACACAGGCAAGCAAAGAAGAAGCTGGACTTGTGGAAGCTGCCGGAGATTCTTGTGGTCCACCTCAAACGGTTCACGTACAGCAGATTCTTGAAGAATAAGATTGATAAACTCGTGAATTTCCCGATTCATGATCTGGATTTGAGCAAGTACGTGATGAATAAAGATGGTCAGTCGTGTCTTTACGAACTGTACGCGGTTAGCAATCATTACGGTGGTTTGGGAGGTGGCCACTACACTGCTTGCGCAAAG CTGATGGATGAGAACAAGTGGTACGACTTTGATGACAGCCGTGTTTCACCCATAGATGAATCCGAGATCAAGACTTCGGCTGCTTATGTTTTGTTCTATCGAAGAGTGAAAAGTGAATCAACGTCATCATATATGGATATAGATTAA